In Micromonospora cremea, the genomic window CCTGCTGGTCGCGCTCGCCGTGCAGACGGCGGCGGGCATGGCGATCGCCCGTCCCCGCTACGTCGAGGACGAGTGACGATCGGCAGTGATCAGGAGGAGGCCGGCGTCGGATCGCCGGCGACGGCCTGATCCACGGTCGGGTAGGTGTGCAGCACCTCGACCAGGCCGCTCACCTCGAGGATGCGCAGCACACCCCGCTGCGGGGCGGCCAGCCGCACCACGCCGCCAGCCTCGTCGCAGCTGTTCTTGGCGCGGACGAAGACCGACAGGCCGGTCGAGTCGCAGAACGAGACGTCCGCCAGATCGAAGACGAGCCGGTTGCGGCCCTTGTCGAGCAGGTCGGTGATCTGGTCCTGCAACTGCGGCGCGGTGGCCATGTCCAGCTCGCCCGCGACCGACACGACGATCACGTCGCCGCGCTGTTCCGTGTGCACCGTCAAGGACATTCGCCAGACCTCCTGTTATCGGGGGAACGGTATCCCACGACCGGGGTCACACGCAGAACGGGAGCCGAGATCCGGTGGCCATCATCATTCCGTTGCTACGGGGCAAGTAGTGCAGCAGCCCCCGGTGATAGAGTCCGCCCGGTCCAGGTCGAGGGGGGTTTCGCAATGGCGTTGAGCGCCGAGGAAAGTGGTCGGCTCGCCGCGCTGCTCGGCGGGCACGCCGAGCGGGTCACGCAGCGGTGGACCGAGATCGTCGCCGGTTCGTTGCGCGGCCGGTTGAGTCAGGCCGAGCTGCGCCGGCAGGTCCAGGATCTGCACGGCGCCATCGTCGCCGCCGGCGAGCACGGCGCGATCGACCTGTCCGCGGAGAACGCCGCCGAACTGCGCGCCGCGCTCTCCGAGCTGTCCCGCGGCCGGGCCCGGCAGGGCTTCTCCGCCACCGAGACCGCGATCAGCATCTTCGCGCTCAAGGACGTGCTGGCCGGGCTCGTGGAGGAGGCCGGCGGCGCCACCGCGCTGCGCGACTACGTCGCCTTCTCCGGTCTGGTCGACGAGCTGGGCCTGTTCACCTTCGAGAGCTTCGTCCGCACCCGGGAGAGCCTGATCGCCGATCAGGCCGAACAACTGCTCGAGCTCTCCACGCCGGTGGTCAAGCTCTGGGAGGGCGTGGTCGCCGTCCCGCTGGTCGGCACCCTGGACTCGGCCCGGGCCCAGGTGGTCATGGAGCGGCTGCTGCAGACGCTGGTCGACACCAGCTCCCCGTACGCGATCATCGACATCACCGGCGTCCCGGCGGTCGACACCCAGGTCGCCCAGCACATCCTGAAGACCGTGGTGGCCGCCCGCCTGATGGGCGCCGACTGCATCATCTCCGGCATCCGCCCCCAGATCGCGCAGACCATCGTCGCGCTCGGCATCGAGTTCGGTGACATCGCCACCAAGGCGAGCCTCGCCGACGCGCTGCGCCACGTGCTGCGGCTCAGCGGAGTGGAGACCGCCCGCCGCCAGCCACGCCGGGACGCCTGATGGAGCGGGTGCCGATCCTCAAGATCGGCGACATCCTGCTCGTCTCCATCCAGCTCGACATGTCCGACCAGACCGCGGTCCAGCTCCAGGAGGACCTCGCCGAGCGGATCGTCGCCACCGGCTGCCACGGCGTCATCATCGACATCACCGCGCTGGACATCGTCGACTCCTTCGTCGGGCGGATGCTCTCCACCATCGCGTCGATCTCCAAGGTGCTCGACGCGGAGACGGTGGTCGTCGGGATGCGCCCCGCCGTCGCCATCACCCTGGTCGAACTCGGGCTGTCGCTGAACGGCATCCGTACCGCGCTGAACGTCGAGCGCGGCATGGAGCTGATCGCGGCGGCCCGCGCCGACGAGCTCGACTACCAGCTCGACGACGATCCGGACGCCGAGACGGCCACGCCGTGACCGCGGGCATCGACCTGAGCCACCCGCAGGCGCAGGCGATCCGGAGCGACGAGGACGTGGTGCGCGTCCGGCAGTTGGTCCGCGCCGTGGCGGTGGCCGTCAAGCTCTCACTGGTCGACCAGACCAAAGTGGTCACCGCGGCGAGCGAGCTGGCCCGCAACACCCTGGTCTACGGCGGCGGCGGCACGGTGGAGGTGACGACCGTGGACAACGGACGGCGCCGCGGGGTCCAGATCATCTTCGTCGACTCCGGGCCCGGCATCGCCGACCTCGACCTGGCCTTCACCGACGGCTACACCACCGGCGGCGGGCTCGGTCTCGGACTCAGCGGCGCCCGGCGACTCGTCGACGAGTTCCAGATCGAGACATCGGCGGAGACCGGCACCCGCATCACGGTCACCAAGTGGTCCCGGTGAACGGGGACCCGGTCACCGACAGCGGAATCTGGTTCCGGGTGGAGGCCGGCAGCACGGCCAGCGCCGTCCGGCGCGCCGCGGAGCACCTCGGCGAGCAGGTGCAGCTGGGCCAGCCGCGCATCGCAGACCTGGCCATCGTCGCCGCAGAGCTGACCAGCAACCTGGTCAAGCACGCCGACGAAGGTGTCCTGCTGCTCCGGCCGGTACGCCGCGCCGGGCAGGCCGGCGTGGAGCTGCTGGCCATCGACTCCGGGCCCGGCATGGCCGACCTGAGCGTCTCGTCCCAGGACGGGCACTCCACCACCGGCACGCTCGGCATCGGTCTGGGCGCCATCGTCCGGCAGGCGAGCTGGTTCGACGGGTACTCGCTGCCCGGCCGGGGCACCGTCCTCGCCGTGCAGGTCTGGCCGGCCGAGCCGGCTCAACCCTCCTGGGCCGGCGCTCTCACCCGGCCGCTGACCGGCGAGACGGTCAGCGGCGACGGGTACGCCGTCCGGATCGCCGACGGCAGGCACCAGGTGCTGGTCAGCGACGGACTGGGACACGGTCCGCTGGCCGCCGCCGCCACGGAGGCGGCGGTGACCGCGTTCCGCGACGCGCCGGCCGGCCCGCCGCAGGCCGTGGTCAGCCACCTGCACCGGGCCATGTCGTACACCCGCGGCGCGGCGCTGGCGGTCGCCGAGCTGGCGCCGGAGGCCGGGGTGCTGCACTACGCCGGGCTGGGCAACATCGCCGCCGTGGTGATCGAGGGCGACGGCCAGCGACGAGGCCTGGTCTCGCTGCCCGGCATCGCCGGGCACCAGCGACCGACGGTCCGGGGGTACGACTACTCGTTCGGCCCCGGAGCCCGGCTGGTGATGCACAGCGACGGAGTGGTCGACCGCTGGCGGTTGACCGACTATCCGGGCTTGATCGAGCGGTCCCCGCTGGTGATGGCGGCGACCCTGCTGCGCGACGCCGGGGTGCGGCGCGACGACGCCTGCGTGCTGGTCGCGAGGTCCTGGGCATGATCGGGGAGCCGACCACGCTGCCGCTGCTGCGAATGGCGCTGCGGGTCGAGCAGGACATCTTCGTGATCCGCCAGCGGGGCCGCGAGGTGGCCTCGGTGGTCGGCCTGGAACACCAGGACCAGATCCGGATCGCCACCGCGCTCAGCGAGGTGGCCCGGGACCTGCTCCGCGCGGTCGGGGGAGCGGACGTGTCCTTCCACGTGGACGCGGGCGCCGACGGTCGGTTCCACCTCCGCGCGGACCTCGCTCCGGTCGCCCCGCTGCCGGACGGCCGGTACGAGCCGCAGTCCGGCGCGGTGTCCCGGCTGGTCGACACCCTGAGCGTGTCGACCGTCGAGGGGGTTACGGTCGTGAGGATGTCCCGACGAGTCCCGGCCAACGCGCCGACGCCAACCCCGGAGCGGCTCGCCGAGTTCCGTGCTGAACTCGGCCGTAGCGCGCCGACCAGCGCCCTGGACGAGCTGACCGTGCAGAACGGGCAGCTCATCGCGGCGCTGGACGAGGTGCGCAGCCAGCGCGACGAGCTCGCTGTGCTGAACGAGGAGCTGGCCGAGACCAACCGTGGCGTGCTGGCGCTCTACAACCAGCTCACCGAGGAGCTGGAGGAGACCAACCGGGGCGTCGTCGCCCTCTACGCCGAGCTGGACGAGAAGTCGGCCCAGCTGCGCGCGGCGAGCGAGTCGAAGAGCCGGTTCCTGGCCAACGTGAGCCATGAGTTGCGCGCCCCGGTCACCGCGATCATGGGGTTGGGGCGGTTGCTCTCCGACTCCGCCTCCGACCCGCTCACCGCCGAGCAGGCTCGCCAGGTCGGTCTGATCCGCTCCTCGGCGGCGGATCTGCTCGGGCTGGTCAACGAGCTGCTGGACCTGGCCAAGGCGGAGTCCGGCCGGATCGAGCCGGACTGGGCCGAGGTGGACCTGCGACCGGTCTTCGGCCAGCTGCGCGGGACGCTGCGCGCGCTGGCCACCCGGCCCGAGGTGGAGCTGGTGGTGGAGGAGCCGCCCGCGCCGGCCGTGCTGCGCACCGACGAGGTGCTGCTCGGCCAGGTGCTGCGCAACCTGCTGCACAACGGGTTGAAGTTCACCCAGCGGGGCGAGGTGCGGCTGCGGGCCCGGCAACGCGACGACCGGTGGAACTTCTCGGTCAGCGACACCGGTCCGGGCATCGCGCCCGAGCTGCACGAGCGGATCTTCGAGGAGTTCTACCAGGTGCCGGGTGCGACCCGGGTCGGCGGCACCGGCCTCGGCCTGCCGTACGCCCGGCGCCTGGTGACACTGCTCGGCGGGACACTGGAGTTGACCAGCGAGCCGGGCCGGGGCAGCGCATTCACGGTCTCCCTGCCCGTGGGCGGAGCGTGACGGTGGACGGCGGGCCGGCGACCGTCCTGGTGGTCGATGACAGTCGTACAAAGCGTTACCTGCTGGTCAGTTGGCTCACCCGGGCCGGGTTCACCGTGCTAGAGGCGGAGAGCGGCGCCGAGGCACTGGCGCGGGTCGAGGTGGACCGGATCGACCTCGTGGTGCTCGACGTCCGGCTGCCCGACCTGAGCGGCTACGAGGTCTGCGAACGGATCAAGGACGCGCACCCGGCGATGCCGGTGATCCACGTGTCGGCGCACGCCGTGGACGTCGCCGACCGCGCCCAGGGACTGACCCGGGGTGCCGACGCCTATCTGACCGAGCCGATCGAGCCGGAGGAGCTGATCGCCACCACCCGGGCGGTGCTGCGCTACTACCAGGCCCGGCAGCGCGCCGAACTGCTCGCCGAGCGGCTGCTCGGGCTGGCCGACACGACGGTGGCGGTGCACGCCGCGCCGACCTTCACGCGGCTGCTGGAGGCCGCCGCGGCGGGCGCCGCGCAGATCTTCAAGAGCCCGGCGGCGGTGATCGCCGAGACGTTCGACGGCGACTGCCTCGCCGGGATCTGCGCCGGGCCCGGCGCCGAGGCCAACGTGGTGCCGTGGGTCGTCGACGACACCGGGGTGCCCACGGGCTCCACGGTCCGGGTGGAGGCACCGGCGAGTTGGGGGCTGCTCGACTGGCCGGCGGACGACTCGGTGACCGTGGCCGCCGCCCGGCTGCGCGAGGACCGGGCCCCGCTGTACGTGGTGGTTCCGACCGCCACCCAGACCGCGCGGACCCCGGTGCTGGTGCAGCTCGCCCAAGCCGTGGCGGCGGCCGTGGAGGCACAGCGCTCGTTCGACGAGGAGCACCGGATCGCGGTGACCCTCCAGCGCAGCCTGCTCCCACGCCGGCTGCCCGATGTGGCCGGGCTGGACCTCGCGGTGCGCTACGAGCCGGCGAGCGCCCAGACCGAGGTGGGCGGTGACTTCTACGAGCTGGTGATGCTCGACGGGCACCTGCTGCTGGCGATCGGCGACGTGGCCGGCCACTCGCTGCACGCGGCGACGGTCATGGCCGAGCTGCGGCACGCGGTGCGGGCGTACGCGGTCGAGGGGCACCAGCCCGGCGAGATCCTGCACCGGGTCAACGAGCTGATGCGCACCCTGCTGCCGAACGAGGTGGCCACGCTCTGCGTGCTGCTGCTGCACCCGCCGAGCGGGCGGGTCCGGCTGGCCAGCGCCGGTCACCTGCCGCCGGTGCTCAGCCTGGACGGCAAGGTCGATTTCGTGCAGCACTCGGCGCCGCTGCTCGGCGTCCGCGCGCCCCGTCCGGCCGACCTGGAGTTCGTGCTGCCGGCCGGGGCCACGCTGGTGTTCTACACCGACGGGCTGATCGAGCGTCGGGACGCCGCCATCGACGAGGGGCTGGCCGCCCTCGCCGCGCTGTCCAGGACGGTGGACGCCGACCTGGAGCGGTTCTGCACCCGGCTGTTGGTGGAGCTGGCCCCATCGGAGATCCAGGACGACGTGGCCGTGATCGTGCTGCGCCGCCACTGAAATCGGCGTCGGTCCGGGCCGCCGGGCAGTCAGTGGACCGATCGGGCGTACGCGGCGGGTGACACGCCAGCGACGGCCGTGAAGTCACGGACCAGGTGGGCCTGGTCGCTGTAGCCGAGGTCGGCGGCGAGGCCCGCCCAGTTCAGCGGACCGCCGGCGGCCTGCTCGACGGCCTCCTGGAGGCGGTAACGGCGGATCACCCACTTCGGGCCGACCCCCACGTACTCCGTGAACAGCCGTTGCAGCCGGCGGACCGGGAGGTCGTGGCGTGCGGCGAAGTGGTCGACCCGCAGCACCGTCCGGTCCGTCCGGATCGCCTCGGCCAGCCGGACGGCCTCCTCGGCCGTCGGGTCCGGCTCGGGCGCCCAGGCGGTGAGCAGGGCGTCCAGTGCGCGGCGCCGCTCGTCGTCGGTGCCCGCGCACAGCGGACCGTCGGGCCCGGCCAGCCGGCCGGCGGGCAGCGGCAGCCGGCGGCCGGTCAGCTCGGCGACCGGCCGACGCCAGAACGGGTGGAAGCCGCCGGGCCGGAACTGGACCCCGCAGACCCGGCCGGTGCCGGTGAGCGTGATTCGGAACAGGTTGCGGCCCACCCCGGCCACCTCGCCGGCCTCCGGCCCGTCGCCGTCGCGCCGGAACACCACGTTCACCGCCGGGTGCGGCACGATCCGCTGCTCGAACGGTGCGCTCAACGCCCAGTCGATCAGCCAGTAGTGCTCGACCCACGGCCGGAGCGACTCCGCCGGCAGGTGCCGGCGGAAGCGCATCTCGCGCAGCAACCGGCCCGGGTCCAGGATGCCCCGGCTGTCGCCACGCGGTCGCTGTCGCATTTTTTCAAGACCACCCTCATACGCTGGCCCTATGGCCACTCAGACTAGCGATCTGCTGGCGGCTGCCGCGCCGCGAACCGTCGATGTGGTGCGCGGCATCGCCGACGACCAGCTCGACCTGCCCACCCCGTGCCGCGACTACCTGGTCCGGGACCTGCTCAACCATCTGTACGAGGTGGTGGTGAACTTCCAGGAACTGGCCGCGAAGCGGCCGGTGGAATGGGCCGAGAAGCCCGACCACCTGACCGACGGCTGGCGGGACCGGTTCGAGACGGAGACCGGCCGGCTGATCGAGGCCTGGTCGGACCCGTCCACCCTGGAGGGTGTCTCGCCCGGCATGGGCATGCCCCAGACCGTCATCGGCGGCATGGCACTGCTGGACCTGACCGTGCACGGCTGGGACCTCGCCGTCGCCACCGGCCAGGCGTACGAGCCGGCCCCCGAGGCGGTGGCCGAGCTGCACGGCCTGGTCGAGCAGTTGGGCCCCACCGCCCGCAAGATGGGCGTCTTCGCCGAACCAGCACCGGCACCCACCTCGACCAGCGCCGACCTGCCCAAGCTCGACCACCTCCTGGCCCAGACCGGCCGCACCCCCACCTGGCCCACCCCCTAACCGCCCCCGCCCCCCTGCCCCCGCCCCCTGTCCTCCGGTGATCATGAAGTTGTTGCTGGTTCGCGCGGCGTGTCGTGGCAACAACTTCATGATCACCGGGGTGGGCGGGTGGGGTGAGGGGAGGGGAGGGGAGGGGAGGGTTGTTGACACGGGTATTCGCTGAGTGAATAGTTGAGGCGTGTCCACGTCGCATGTTCTGCTCGGGTTGCTCGCCGGTGGCAGCCGGCACGGCTACGAGCTCAAGCGTGCGCACGACGAGCGGCTGCCCCGGGCCCGGCCGCTGGCCTTCGGGCAGGTCTACGCCACCCTCGGCCGACTGCAACGCGACGGCCTGGTGACCGCCGCCGGCCAGGATCGGGCGGCCGGTCCCGACCGCACGGCGTACGCGCTGACCGGCGAGGGCCGGGCCACGCTGGACCGGTGGCTGTCCACGGTGGAGCCGCCGATGCCGTACGTGGCCAGCACGCTCTTCGCCAAGGTCGTGGTGGCGCTGCTGGTCGCCGACGCTGACCGGGCCCGGTCCTACCTGATCGCCCAGCGCGCCGCGCACACCGTGCGGCTGCGTGAGCTGACCGCGGTCAAGGCCGACCCGGCCGCCACCCTCAGCGACGTGGTGGCGGCCGACTTCGCGATCGCCCACCTCGACGCCGACCTGCGGTGGCTGCACACCACGCTGGACCGGGTCGCCGACTGGCACCGGGAGGTGCACCCGTGACGCAACTCCAGGCTCGCGGCGTGGTTCGGGCGTACGGCCCGACGCCCGCGCTGCGCGGCGTGACGCTCGACGTGACCGAGGGCGAGATCGTCGCCGTCACCGGCCCGAGCGGCTGTGGCAAGTCGACCCTGCTGCACTGTCTGGCCGGGATCCTCCGCCCGGACGCCGGCGAGGTCACCTGGCGCGGCCACCGGATCGACACGTGGTCGGAGGGGGCCCGGTCGCGGCTGCGGCGCACCGAGTTCGGTGTGCTGTTCCAGTTCGGCCAGCTGGTGGCCGAAC contains:
- a CDS encoding STAS domain-containing protein, giving the protein MSLTVHTEQRGDVIVVSVAGELDMATAPQLQDQITDLLDKGRNRLVFDLADVSFCDSTGLSVFVRAKNSCDEAGGVVRLAAPQRGVLRILEVSGLVEVLHTYPTVDQAVAGDPTPASS
- a CDS encoding STAS domain-containing protein, which gives rise to MALSAEESGRLAALLGGHAERVTQRWTEIVAGSLRGRLSQAELRRQVQDLHGAIVAAGEHGAIDLSAENAAELRAALSELSRGRARQGFSATETAISIFALKDVLAGLVEEAGGATALRDYVAFSGLVDELGLFTFESFVRTRESLIADQAEQLLELSTPVVKLWEGVVAVPLVGTLDSARAQVVMERLLQTLVDTSSPYAIIDITGVPAVDTQVAQHILKTVVAARLMGADCIISGIRPQIAQTIVALGIEFGDIATKASLADALRHVLRLSGVETARRQPRRDA
- a CDS encoding STAS domain-containing protein, with amino-acid sequence MERVPILKIGDILLVSIQLDMSDQTAVQLQEDLAERIVATGCHGVIIDITALDIVDSFVGRMLSTIASISKVLDAETVVVGMRPAVAITLVELGLSLNGIRTALNVERGMELIAAARADELDYQLDDDPDAETATP
- a CDS encoding ATP-binding protein encodes the protein MTAGIDLSHPQAQAIRSDEDVVRVRQLVRAVAVAVKLSLVDQTKVVTAASELARNTLVYGGGGTVEVTTVDNGRRRGVQIIFVDSGPGIADLDLAFTDGYTTGGGLGLGLSGARRLVDEFQIETSAETGTRITVTKWSR
- a CDS encoding ATP-binding SpoIIE family protein phosphatase yields the protein MNGDPVTDSGIWFRVEAGSTASAVRRAAEHLGEQVQLGQPRIADLAIVAAELTSNLVKHADEGVLLLRPVRRAGQAGVELLAIDSGPGMADLSVSSQDGHSTTGTLGIGLGAIVRQASWFDGYSLPGRGTVLAVQVWPAEPAQPSWAGALTRPLTGETVSGDGYAVRIADGRHQVLVSDGLGHGPLAAAATEAAVTAFRDAPAGPPQAVVSHLHRAMSYTRGAALAVAELAPEAGVLHYAGLGNIAAVVIEGDGQRRGLVSLPGIAGHQRPTVRGYDYSFGPGARLVMHSDGVVDRWRLTDYPGLIERSPLVMAATLLRDAGVRRDDACVLVARSWA
- a CDS encoding sensor histidine kinase, producing the protein MIGEPTTLPLLRMALRVEQDIFVIRQRGREVASVVGLEHQDQIRIATALSEVARDLLRAVGGADVSFHVDAGADGRFHLRADLAPVAPLPDGRYEPQSGAVSRLVDTLSVSTVEGVTVVRMSRRVPANAPTPTPERLAEFRAELGRSAPTSALDELTVQNGQLIAALDEVRSQRDELAVLNEELAETNRGVLALYNQLTEELEETNRGVVALYAELDEKSAQLRAASESKSRFLANVSHELRAPVTAIMGLGRLLSDSASDPLTAEQARQVGLIRSSAADLLGLVNELLDLAKAESGRIEPDWAEVDLRPVFGQLRGTLRALATRPEVELVVEEPPAPAVLRTDEVLLGQVLRNLLHNGLKFTQRGEVRLRARQRDDRWNFSVSDTGPGIAPELHERIFEEFYQVPGATRVGGTGLGLPYARRLVTLLGGTLELTSEPGRGSAFTVSLPVGGA
- a CDS encoding SpoIIE family protein phosphatase produces the protein MDGGPATVLVVDDSRTKRYLLVSWLTRAGFTVLEAESGAEALARVEVDRIDLVVLDVRLPDLSGYEVCERIKDAHPAMPVIHVSAHAVDVADRAQGLTRGADAYLTEPIEPEELIATTRAVLRYYQARQRAELLAERLLGLADTTVAVHAAPTFTRLLEAAAAGAAQIFKSPAAVIAETFDGDCLAGICAGPGAEANVVPWVVDDTGVPTGSTVRVEAPASWGLLDWPADDSVTVAAARLREDRAPLYVVVPTATQTARTPVLVQLAQAVAAAVEAQRSFDEEHRIAVTLQRSLLPRRLPDVAGLDLAVRYEPASAQTEVGGDFYELVMLDGHLLLAIGDVAGHSLHAATVMAELRHAVRAYAVEGHQPGEILHRVNELMRTLLPNEVATLCVLLLHPPSGRVRLASAGHLPPVLSLDGKVDFVQHSAPLLGVRAPRPADLEFVLPAGATLVFYTDGLIERRDAAIDEGLAALAALSRTVDADLERFCTRLLVELAPSEIQDDVAVIVLRRH
- a CDS encoding helix-turn-helix domain-containing protein encodes the protein MRQRPRGDSRGILDPGRLLREMRFRRHLPAESLRPWVEHYWLIDWALSAPFEQRIVPHPAVNVVFRRDGDGPEAGEVAGVGRNLFRITLTGTGRVCGVQFRPGGFHPFWRRPVAELTGRRLPLPAGRLAGPDGPLCAGTDDERRRALDALLTAWAPEPDPTAEEAVRLAEAIRTDRTVLRVDHFAARHDLPVRRLQRLFTEYVGVGPKWVIRRYRLQEAVEQAAGGPLNWAGLAADLGYSDQAHLVRDFTAVAGVSPAAYARSVH
- a CDS encoding TIGR03086 family metal-binding protein, whose protein sequence is MATQTSDLLAAAAPRTVDVVRGIADDQLDLPTPCRDYLVRDLLNHLYEVVVNFQELAAKRPVEWAEKPDHLTDGWRDRFETETGRLIEAWSDPSTLEGVSPGMGMPQTVIGGMALLDLTVHGWDLAVATGQAYEPAPEAVAELHGLVEQLGPTARKMGVFAEPAPAPTSTSADLPKLDHLLAQTGRTPTWPTP
- a CDS encoding PadR family transcriptional regulator is translated as MSTSHVLLGLLAGGSRHGYELKRAHDERLPRARPLAFGQVYATLGRLQRDGLVTAAGQDRAAGPDRTAYALTGEGRATLDRWLSTVEPPMPYVASTLFAKVVVALLVADADRARSYLIAQRAAHTVRLRELTAVKADPAATLSDVVAADFAIAHLDADLRWLHTTLDRVADWHREVHP